From Xyrauchen texanus isolate HMW12.3.18 chromosome 36, RBS_HiC_50CHRs, whole genome shotgun sequence, one genomic window encodes:
- the LOC127629971 gene encoding alpha-2-antiplasmin-like: MYNAQCHIIEGIHMLRPLTLQSPCSSQDLKGTLDPPITEALSVIPDGPAADPSNPVSTPGQKEASSEEDLDALCDSTMTSQQIQQAIGNSIMKLGLWFLKNLRPSPEQPNIIISPLTLSVALSQLALGATNETEELLLHHLHADALPCYHAALSNLLRNFRKRSLLIASRIYLTSGFKVKQEFMEEIQKLYDSEPATLTDLNEVNEWVKKATNGQISEFLSSLPANVVMMLINAMHYKGEWLTRFDPRFTSTERFHIDENQIVNVDMMLGPKYPLSVFTHNELDAQIARFPFKGDRSLLVLMPTSGHVNVSAIVAKLNISDLYFRLPRERSMQVKLPKFKLDFNQDLREAMRSMGLGMLFSHPNLNRISENPLFVSNVQHMSSIEINEEGAEAAAATSVVISRSNPSFIVNQPFFFALMDDLSQTPFFLGVISNPNPGASTMVTSPGNSDKMEFTHDKTLYSSPK, encoded by the exons ATGTACAATGCTCAGTGCCACATCATTGAAGGTATACACATGCTGAGACCTTTGACACTTCAATCACCTTGTTCCTCTCAGGATTTGAAGGGAACTCTTGACCCTCCCATAACAGAAGCACTCTCAGTTATTCCAGATGGGCCGGCAGCAGATCCCTCAAACCCTGTTTCCACTCCAGGCCAGAAAGAAGCCTCCTCTGAGGAAGATCTTGATGCACTCTGTGATAGTACAATGACCAGCCAACAGATTCAGCAGGCCATAGGCAACAGCATTATGAAGCTTGGCCTTTGGTTCTTAAAAAACTTGAGGCCTAGCCCAGAGCAGCCCAATATAATAATTTCCCCTCTCACTTTGTCTGTAGCACTCTCACAGCTAGCACTGG GGGCAACAAATGAGACAGAGGAGCTGCTTTTACACCACCTGCATGCAGATGCATTGCCCTGTTACCACGCTGCCCTCAGCAACCTCCTGCGCAATTTCCGCAAAAGGAGCCTTCTCATCGCCAGTCGCATCTATCTGACATCTG GATTTAAAGTGAAACAGGAGTTTATGGAAGAAATTCAGAAACTGTATGACTCAGAGCCAGCCACTTTGACCGATCTGAATGAGGTCAATGAGTGGGTTAAGAAGGCTACAAATGGGCAAATCTCAGAGTTTTTGTCCAGTCTACCTGCCAACGTAGTTATGATGCTTATCAATGCTATGCATTACAAAG GAGAGTGGCTCACTCGCTTTGATCCTCGCTTTACCTCTACTGAGCGCTTCCACATAGATGAAAACCAAATAGTCAATGTGGATATGATGCTTGGTCCAAAGTACCCTCTAAGTGTTTTTACCCACAATGAGCTTGATGCCCAG ATTGCTCGATTTCCCTTTAAAGGTGACAGGAGTCTTTTGGTGTTAATGCCAACATCTGGACATGTGAATGTGTCAGCCATTGTGGCCAAACTCAATATCTCAGATCTTTACTTTCGGCTACCACGAGAGAGAAGCATGCAGGTTAAACTCCCAAAATTCAAACTTGACTTTAACCAGGACCTCCGAGAGGCAATGAGAAGCATGG GTCTAGGAATGCTATTCAGTCATCCAAACCTGAATCGTATCTCAGAGAACCCCTTGTTTGTGTCTAATGTGCAACATATGTCCAGCATAGAGATAAATGAAGAGGGGGCAGAGGCAGCTGCGGCAACAAGTGTGGTCATCTCACGCTCCAACCCTTCATTTATAGTCAACCAGCCATTTTTCTTTGCGCTAATGGATGATTTAAGTCAGACGCCATTCTTCCTGGGTGTTATTTCTAATCCCAACCCTGGAGCATCCACTATGGTCACAAGCCCAGGCAATTCAGATAAAATGGAATTTACTCATGACAAGACTTTGTATTCTTCTCCGAAGTAA